CGGTGCGCTTGGCGGCCTGGATGCCGGCTACCTGGGCCACGGTGAGCACATCGCCCTTCTTGAGCTGCCCAGTACGCACTAGCGCCAGCGTGTCTGGCCGCATGCGTACCTCGCCCGCGGCCACCGCGGTGCGCTCGGTGATGCTTTTGTCGCCAACATCGACCATGCGGGCGTTGCCGGAGGGGTCGAGGTGTGAGAGTGCGCTTGATTGCTTGGGCATGAGTTAATTATAGCTATCAGCACTCAGCAATCAGCCAAATTCTCGCAGACAGCTGAGCGCTGAAAGCTAATCGCTGAACGCTATAATTACCCCATGCAAGACATCATCGACCGCTTATCTGACGCTCAGGCCCGCATCCAATCCCTGCTGGAGCGTCTTTGACTTACCCAGACAAGAAGCCGAACTAGCCAAGCTTGAAGAGCAATCCGCTGCGCCGGATCTGTGGGATACCCCGAGCCAGGCGCAGCAACTGATGAAACGCGTGGCCAGCCTGCGTGAAAACATCCAAAGCTGGCGCAGCCTGGAACAACGCATCGCCGATAACCGCGAGCTGGCCGAGCTGGGCGATGAGAGCCTGCGCGGTGAACTGGACAGCGAAGCCAGCGCCATCGCGCGCGAGGTGGAGCAGCGCGAGCTGCGCACCTTGCTGGCAGGCGACTACGACGAAGGCGAAGCGCTGCTGAGCATCAACGCCGGCGCCGGCGGCACCGACTCGCAAGACTGGGCCGAGATGCTGCAGCGCATGTACCTGCGCTGGGCCGAAGAGGCGGGCTACAAGACCGAGATCCTCGACACCACGCCGGGCGAAGAAGCCGGCATTAAGAGCGTTACTATCGCAGTGAGCGGGCCTTACGCCTATGGCTACTTACGCTCGGAGAAGGGCGTGCACCGCCTGGTGCGCCTCTCGCCGTTCGACTCGGCCAAGCGCCGCCATACCTCCTTTGCACAGGTGGAAGTGCTGCCGCAGGTGGAGGATGTGGACCTGGATATCAATCCTAACGATCTGCGCATCGACACCTTCCGCTCCGGCGGCGCGGGCGGCCAGAACGTGCAGAAGAACGATACCGCCGTGCGCATCACCCACATCCCAACTGGCATTGTGGCCAGTTGTCAGAACGAACGCTCGCAGACGCAAAACCGCGAGAATGCGATGCGCGTGCTGAAGGCACGTTTGCTGGAAGTGCTGGAAGGGGAGCAAGCCAAAGAATTGGCCGAGCTGCGCGGTGCGTACCAGAAGGCCGAATGGGGCAGCCAAATTCGCTCGTACGTGCTGCACCCCTACCAACTGGTGAAAGACCACCGCACCGAGTACGAAGAAGGCAA
The DNA window shown above is from Anaerolineales bacterium and carries:
- the prfB gene encoding peptide chain release factor 2, with protein sequence MITPCKTSSTAYLTLRPASNPCWSVFDLPRQEAELAKLEEQSAAPDLWDTPSQAQQLMKRVASLRENIQSWRSLEQRIADNRELAELGDESLRGELDSEASAIAREVEQRELRTLLAGDYDEGEALLSINAGAGGTDSQDWAEMLQRMYLRWAEEAGYKTEILDTTPGEEAGIKSVTIAVSGPYAYGYLRSEKGVHRLVRLSPFDSAKRRHTSFAQVEVLPQVEDVDLDINPNDLRIDTFRSGGAGGQNVQKNDTAVRITHIPTGIVASCQNERSQTQNRENAMRVLKARLLEVLEGEQAKELAELRGAYQKAEWGSQIRSYVLHPYQLVKDHRTEYEEGNSQAVLDGRLNGFIEAYLKSQVGNN